Proteins encoded within one genomic window of Ctenopharyngodon idella isolate HZGC_01 chromosome 6, HZGC01, whole genome shotgun sequence:
- the tomm34 gene encoding mitochondrial import receptor subunit TOM34 — translation MPQKRRSQSWTELKQAGNECFRTGQYGEAVTLYSQSIQQLEKSGQKKKEDLAILYSNRAASYLKDGNCNECIKDCTESLELVPFGFKALLRRASAYEALERYRQAYVDYKTVLQIDCNIPAAHDGVNRMTKALTDIDGPSWREKLPPIPTVPMSVKESLAQATNSASNSKQNGVIDNKKKAPGPEAVKKARALKEEGNAFVKKGEHKKAVEKYTQSLSQDPTEVTTYTNRALCYLSLKMYKEAISDCNEALLLDSANIKAFYRRAQAYKELKNKKSCIEDLNSVLKIEPNNAAAQKLLHEVQKMK, via the exons ATGCCTCAGAAGCGGCGCTCACAGTCGTGGACGGAGCTCAAACAAGCCGGTAACGAGTGTTTCAGAACGGGTCAGTATGGAGAAGCTGTGACCCTCTACAGCCAATCCATCCAGCAGCTGGAGAAGTCTG GTCAGAAGAAAAAGGAAGATCTGGCTATTTTGTACTCCAACAGGGCCGCCAGTTACCTGAAAGACGGAAACTGCAATGAATGCATTAAAGACTGCACAGA GTCTCTTGAATTGGTTCCTTTTGGATTTAAAGCTCTGCTTCGCCGGGCGTCAGCTTACGAAGCCTTGGAGAGATACAGACAGGCTTATGTGGACtacaaaactgttttacagATAGACTGCAACATACCAGCTGCTCACGATGGCGTCAACAG AATGACCAAGGCTTTGACGGATATAGACGGACCATCTTGGCGAGAGAAACTGCCACCGATTCCCACCGTTCCAATGTCTGTGAAAGAAAGCCTAGCGCAAGCCACCAACTCGGCCTCCAACTCAAAACAGAACGGCGTGATTGACAACAAGAAAAAAg CACCAGGACCTGAAGCTGTTAAAAAGGCCAGAGCTCTAAAGGAAGAAGGCAATGCCTTTGTGAAGAAGGGCGAACACAAGAAAGCCGTGGAGAAGTACACACAGTCACTCAGTCAGGACCCCACAGAAGTCACAACCTACACAAACAG GGCTCTCTGCTACCTGTCATTAAAGATGTACAAAGAAGCTATTAGCGACTGTAATGAGGCTCTTCTATTGGATTCTGCCAACATTAAGGCATTTTACCGACGTGCCCAAGCATACAAGGAACTTAAA AACAAGAAGTCTTGTATTGAAGACCTCAACAGTGTGCTAAAAATCGAGCCGAACAACGCAGCAGCACAGAAGCTCCTGCATGAAGTACAGAAGATGAaataa
- the LOC127513959 gene encoding cytochrome c oxidase subunit 6C-1 yields MSLPKPAMRGLLAKRLRFHLPIAFALSLIAAASFKFGVTEPRKQAYADFYKRYDAMKEFNAMREAGVFESVRPSGE; encoded by the exons ATGTCACTTCCAAAGCCAGCGATGAGGGGCCTCCTTGCCAAACGTCTAAGGTTTCATTTGCCCATCGCTTTTGCTCTTTCCCTCATTGCAGCAGCCTCTTTCAAG TTCGGAGTAACAGAGCCCAGGAAACAGGCATATGCTGACTTCTACAAACGGTACGATGCCATGAAGGAGTTTAACGCCATGAGAGAAGCtggtgtttttgaaagtgtcaGGCCTTCTGGAGAATAA